One Mangifera indica cultivar Alphonso chromosome 4, CATAS_Mindica_2.1, whole genome shotgun sequence genomic region harbors:
- the LOC123213661 gene encoding loganic acid O-methyltransferase-like, with amino-acid sequence MATEELISRMGDDPESKTLQDSSPIQVIGGQGTYSYFKNSTYQKLAANVSKEKVDKAIKRTLDVKSLLSSSPYPTNTIRLVDCGCADGPNTFDAMQDLIETIMEICKSQCPDSKMPEFQVFLNDQTYNDFNTLFTSLPQEREYFVAGVPGSFHKRLFPESFVHVVHVSHALHWLSQPPEELVDRASGAWNKGRIHYAFAPEEVVNAYANQFARDFDNFLNARAKEIVRGGIIVISNPSIPDGMPYSLIANGLMYECMGDILNHMVEEGLISEAQVDTFNLPIYSCPLREFTALVERNGNFRIEAIGLTNPSPWLEGRINMPEFVKHIRAAFEGMFSKHFPLEICEEMYRRLVERLDEINDEMTACYRDGIQLYAVLQRKRFKLVQR; translated from the exons ATGGCGACAGAGGAATTAATCTCCAGAATGGGCGATGATCCTGAGAGTAAAACTTTGCAAGATTCATCACCAATCCAGGTGATCGGTGGACAAGGCACGTACAGCTACTTCAAAAACTCCACTTATCAG AAACTAGCTGCAAATGTCTCGAAGGAGAAAGTTGATAAAGCAATTAAAAGAACACTAGACGTGAAATCTTTATTGTCATCTTCTCCGTATCCAACAAACACAATTCGCCTTGTAGATTGCGGTTGTGCAGATGGGCCAAATACGTTCGACGCCATGCAAGATTTAATAGAAACCATTATGGAGATATGCAAATCCCAGTGCCCTGATTCCAAAATGCCCGAATTTCAAGTGTTCTTGAACGATCAAACCTACAACGATTTCAACACTCTCTTCACCTCTCTGCCCCAAGAAAGAGAATACTTTGTGGCTGGAGTTCCAGGCTCTTTTCACAAACGGCTGTTTCCTGAATCTTTTGTGCATGTAGTTCATGTCTCTCATGCGCTTCATTGGCTGTCGCAGCCGCCGGAAGAGTTGGTGGATAGGGCTTCTGGGGCTTGGAACAAAGGCAGGATTCACTACGCGTTTGCTCCGGAAGAAGTTGTGAATGCGTATGCAAATCAATTTGCTAGAGATTTTGACAACTTTTTGAATGCTAGAGCTAAGGAGATTGTGCGTGGAGGAATTATTGTTATCAGCAATCCAAGTATCCCAGATGGAATGCCTTACTCTCTGATCGCCAATGGCTTGATGTATGAGTGTATGGGTGACATCCTCAACCATATGGTTGAAGAG GGACTAATTTCAGAAGCTCAAGTTGACACTTTCAACCTGCCAATATATTCTTGCCCTCTTCGAGAATTTACAGCACTGGTAGAAAGAAATGGCAATTTCAGAATAGAGGCGATAGGATTAACAAACCCATCACCCTGGTTGGAAGGTCGAATAAACATGCCAGAATTTGTGAAGCATATAAGGGCTGCATTTGAGGGGATGTTTAGCAAACATTTCCCACTGGAGATTTGCGAAGAAATGTACAGGCGATTGGTCGAAAGGCTTGACGAGATTAATGACGAGATGACTGCATGTTACAGAGATGGTATTCAATTATATGCTGTGCTACAACGTAAAAGATTCAAGCTTGTCCAAAGATAA